The following proteins come from a genomic window of Burkholderia stabilis:
- a CDS encoding septation protein A has product MKFLFDLFPIILFFAAFKVWGIFTATAVAIVATLAQVAWVAFRHRKVDTMLWVSLGVIVVFGGATLVLHDEKFIQWKPTVLYWLFAVGLLAARYAFGNNLIEKMMGKQLTLPHPVWDKLNVAWALFFAVLGVANLYVVHNFTESQWVNFKLFGTTGAMVVFIILQSLWLTKYLKDE; this is encoded by the coding sequence ATGAAATTCCTGTTCGATCTGTTTCCGATCATCCTGTTTTTCGCCGCCTTCAAGGTCTGGGGCATCTTCACCGCCACCGCCGTCGCGATCGTCGCGACGCTGGCCCAGGTCGCCTGGGTCGCCTTCCGGCACCGGAAGGTCGACACGATGCTGTGGGTCAGCCTCGGCGTGATCGTCGTTTTCGGTGGCGCCACCCTCGTCCTGCATGACGAGAAATTCATTCAATGGAAACCGACTGTGCTGTACTGGCTGTTTGCGGTCGGGCTGCTTGCCGCGCGCTATGCGTTCGGCAACAACCTGATCGAGAAGATGATGGGCAAGCAGCTCACGCTGCCGCACCCCGTGTGGGACAAGCTGAACGTCGCATGGGCGCTGTTCTTCGCGGTGCTCGGCGTCGCGAACCTCTACGTGGTGCACAACTTCACCGAATCGCAATGGGTGAACTTCAAGCTGTTCGGCACGACCGGCGCAATGGTCGTGTTCATCATCCTGCAGAGCCTGTGGCTCACGAAATACCTGAAGGACGAGTGA
- a CDS encoding BolA family protein, whose translation MTDAFLHASPDERIALIEARLTASLAPLSLTVRDDSAQHAGHAGAASGGHFTVTIVSAAFTGKPRVARHRLVYDALADAMQRGIHALAIVAYTPEEFNESSI comes from the coding sequence ATGACGGACGCCTTTCTCCACGCGTCGCCCGACGAACGCATCGCGCTGATCGAAGCGCGCCTCACCGCGTCGCTCGCGCCGCTGTCGCTCACCGTGCGCGACGACAGCGCGCAGCACGCGGGCCACGCCGGCGCGGCCTCCGGCGGCCACTTCACGGTCACGATCGTGTCGGCCGCCTTCACGGGCAAGCCACGCGTCGCGCGGCACCGGCTGGTGTATGATGCGCTCGCTGATGCGATGCAGCGCGGCATTCACGCGCTCGCGATCGTGGCTTACACGCCCGAAGAATTCAACGAATCTTCAATCTAG
- a CDS encoding GNAT family N-acetyltransferase, with the protein MMFDPNAPVEVVTLRDERKSEADAIGRVIVAAFAGEAQGGQFERRIVDTLRADDALSVSLVAERDGRIIGHVAFSPVAIGGEAAGVQQWYGLAPLAVLPDCQRQSIGAGLVRTGLDALRRLGARGCVVLGDPGYYARFGFEPSGDIVFPGVPPEYFLAQSFDDAAPRPSGEVRYHDVFYPA; encoded by the coding sequence ATGATGTTCGATCCGAATGCGCCGGTCGAGGTCGTCACGCTGCGCGACGAGCGCAAGAGCGAGGCGGATGCGATCGGCCGCGTGATCGTCGCGGCGTTTGCGGGCGAGGCGCAGGGCGGGCAGTTCGAGCGGCGCATCGTCGATACGCTGCGCGCGGACGATGCGCTGAGCGTATCGCTCGTCGCAGAGCGCGACGGCCGGATCATCGGGCACGTTGCATTCTCGCCGGTCGCGATCGGCGGCGAGGCGGCCGGCGTTCAGCAGTGGTACGGGCTTGCGCCGCTCGCGGTGCTGCCCGACTGCCAGCGGCAGAGCATCGGTGCAGGGCTCGTGCGCACCGGGCTCGACGCGTTGCGCCGGCTCGGCGCGCGCGGCTGCGTCGTGCTCGGCGATCCCGGGTACTACGCGCGCTTCGGATTCGAGCCGTCCGGCGACATCGTGTTTCCTGGCGTGCCGCCCGAGTATTTCCTCGCGCAGTCGTTCGACGATGCGGCACCACGGCCGTCGGGCGAGGTTCGTTATCACGACGTGTTCTATCCCGCGTAG
- a CDS encoding peptidylprolyl isomerase: MILKSPRLWVAAAAFAAAPAFAQNIAVVNGTPIPKSRADAMVAQLVQQGQTDSAQLQQAVRQELVNREILMQEAIREGIPNRPDVKAQIAVAQQTVVLRSMIESFLKKNQPTEAEVKARYDDLVKGAGGNREYHLHHILVDSEQQAKDLIAKIKAGAKFEDLAKQYSKDPGSGKNGGDLDWSDPKAYVPEFAAAAQKLQKGQMTDAPVKTQFGWHIIRVDDIRDIAPPPFDQVKAQIAQQIVQQKLQAFEEGLRQQAKIQ; the protein is encoded by the coding sequence ATGATCCTGAAATCCCCCCGCCTGTGGGTCGCGGCGGCTGCATTTGCAGCGGCACCGGCATTTGCCCAGAACATCGCCGTCGTCAACGGCACGCCGATTCCGAAATCGCGCGCCGATGCGATGGTCGCGCAGCTCGTGCAGCAAGGCCAGACCGACAGCGCGCAACTGCAGCAGGCCGTGCGCCAGGAACTCGTGAACCGCGAAATCCTGATGCAGGAAGCCATCCGCGAAGGCATCCCGAACCGTCCGGACGTGAAGGCGCAAATCGCCGTCGCGCAGCAAACGGTCGTGCTGCGTTCGATGATCGAGAGCTTCCTGAAGAAGAACCAGCCGACCGAGGCCGAAGTGAAGGCGCGCTACGACGACCTCGTCAAGGGCGCCGGCGGCAACCGCGAATATCACCTGCACCACATCCTCGTCGACAGCGAGCAGCAGGCGAAGGACCTGATCGCGAAGATCAAGGCCGGCGCGAAGTTCGAGGATCTCGCGAAGCAGTACTCGAAGGATCCGGGTTCGGGCAAGAACGGCGGCGATCTCGACTGGTCCGATCCGAAGGCGTACGTGCCGGAATTCGCGGCGGCCGCGCAGAAGCTGCAGAAAGGCCAGATGACCGACGCGCCGGTGAAGACGCAGTTCGGCTGGCACATCATCCGCGTCGACGACATCCGCGACATCGCGCCGCCGCCGTTCGACCAGGTGAAGGCGCAGATCGCGCAACAGATCGTGCAGCAGAAGCTGCAGGCGTTCGAGGAAGGCCTGCGCCAGCAGGCGAAGATCCAGTAA
- a CDS encoding protein adenylyltransferase SelO, whose amino-acid sequence MSFSRSAADTADTLPDLAATLGAPAEGAFVRLGDAFHTRLPAAPLAAPYVVGFSDEVAQLLDLPASIAAQPGFAELFAGNPTRDWPANAMPYASVYSGHQFGVWAGQLGDGRALTIGERTGADGRRYELQLKGSGRTPYSRMGDGRAVLRSSIREFLCSEAMHHLGIPTTRALTVIGSDQPVVREEIETSAVVTRVSESFVRFGHFEHFFSNDRPDLLRQLADHVIDRFYPACREADDPYLALLEAATLRTADLVAHWQAVGFCHGVMNTDNMSILGVTIDYGPFGFVDAFDANHICNHSDTSGRYAYRMQPRIAHWNCYCLAQALLPLIGLQHGIADDDARAERAVDDAQAVLAKFPERFGPALERAMRAKLGLELERENDAELANKLLETMHASRADFTLTFRRLAQLSKHDASRDAPVRDLFIDRDAFDAWANLYRARLSEETRDDAARAAAMNRANPKYVLRNHLAEVAIRRAKEKDFSEVERLAQVLRRPFDEQPEYEAYAALPPDWAGSLEVSCSS is encoded by the coding sequence GCGTTTGTCCGGCTCGGCGACGCGTTTCATACGCGGCTGCCGGCCGCGCCGCTTGCCGCGCCGTACGTCGTCGGCTTCTCCGACGAGGTCGCGCAGTTGCTCGACTTGCCGGCATCGATCGCCGCCCAACCCGGGTTCGCCGAACTGTTCGCCGGCAACCCCACGCGCGACTGGCCCGCGAACGCGATGCCGTATGCATCGGTGTATTCCGGCCACCAGTTCGGCGTGTGGGCCGGCCAGCTCGGCGACGGCCGCGCGCTGACGATCGGCGAGCGCACCGGCGCCGACGGCCGCCGCTACGAGCTGCAGCTGAAAGGCAGCGGCCGCACGCCGTATTCGCGCATGGGCGACGGCCGCGCGGTGCTGCGCTCGTCGATCCGCGAATTCCTGTGCTCGGAAGCGATGCATCACCTCGGCATCCCGACCACGCGCGCGCTGACGGTGATCGGCTCCGACCAGCCGGTGGTCCGCGAAGAAATCGAAACGTCGGCCGTCGTCACGCGCGTGTCGGAGAGCTTCGTGCGCTTCGGCCACTTCGAGCACTTCTTCTCGAACGATCGCCCCGACCTGCTGCGCCAGCTCGCCGATCACGTGATCGACCGCTTCTATCCGGCCTGTCGCGAAGCGGACGATCCGTACCTCGCGCTGCTCGAGGCCGCGACGCTGCGCACGGCCGACCTCGTCGCGCACTGGCAGGCCGTCGGCTTCTGCCACGGCGTGATGAACACCGACAACATGTCGATCCTCGGCGTGACGATCGACTACGGCCCGTTCGGCTTCGTCGACGCGTTCGATGCGAACCACATCTGCAACCACTCGGATACCAGCGGCCGCTACGCGTACCGGATGCAGCCGCGCATCGCGCACTGGAACTGCTATTGCCTCGCACAGGCGCTTCTGCCGCTGATCGGGCTGCAGCACGGCATCGCCGACGACGACGCGCGCGCCGAGCGCGCGGTGGACGACGCACAGGCCGTGCTCGCGAAATTTCCGGAACGCTTCGGCCCCGCGCTCGAACGCGCGATGCGCGCGAAGCTCGGCCTCGAGCTCGAGCGCGAGAACGACGCCGAACTCGCGAACAAGCTGCTCGAGACGATGCATGCGAGCCGCGCGGACTTCACGTTGACGTTCCGCCGCCTCGCGCAATTGTCGAAGCACGACGCGAGCCGCGACGCGCCCGTACGCGACCTGTTCATCGACCGCGACGCGTTCGACGCCTGGGCGAACCTCTACCGCGCACGGCTGTCGGAGGAAACGCGCGACGACGCGGCACGCGCGGCCGCGATGAATCGCGCGAACCCGAAATACGTGCTGCGCAACCATCTGGCCGAAGTCGCGATCCGGCGCGCGAAGGAGAAGGATTTTTCGGAAGTCGAGCGGCTCGCGCAGGTGCTGCGCCGGCCGTTCGACGAGCAACCGGAATACGAAGCCTACGCGGCGTTGCCGCCCGACTGGGCCGGGTCGCTCGAAGTGAGCTGCTCGTCCTGA
- the msrB gene encoding peptide-methionine (R)-S-oxide reductase MsrB, with product MSHDSDDKTFPYEKDDAELRRRLTPMQYEVTQHAATERAFTGEYTDTEDAGIYKCVVCSTPLFESGAKFHSGCGWPSYFKPLNGEVIDEKVDYSHGMVRVEVRCNHCGAHLGHVFEDGPRDQTGLRYCINSAALNFESRPENE from the coding sequence ATGTCCCACGATTCCGACGACAAGACCTTCCCGTACGAGAAGGACGACGCCGAACTGCGCCGCCGGCTCACGCCGATGCAATACGAGGTCACGCAGCATGCGGCGACCGAGCGCGCGTTCACCGGCGAATACACCGACACCGAAGACGCCGGCATCTACAAATGCGTCGTCTGCAGCACGCCGCTGTTCGAATCCGGCGCCAAGTTCCACTCGGGCTGCGGCTGGCCCAGCTACTTCAAGCCGCTCAACGGCGAGGTGATCGACGAGAAGGTCGATTACTCGCACGGCATGGTGCGCGTCGAGGTCCGTTGCAACCACTGCGGCGCGCATCTCGGCCACGTATTCGAGGATGGCCCGCGCGACCAGACCGGTTTGCGCTACTGCATCAATTCGGCTGCGTTAAACTTCGAGTCCCGACCCGAAAACGAATGA